One genomic window of Leptotrichia trevisanii DSM 22070 includes the following:
- the uvrB gene encoding excinuclease ABC subunit UvrB translates to MDFKIHSKFKPTGDQPQAIQKIVENLEDGITDQILLGVTGSGKTFTVANVIEKINRPALIMAPNKTLAAQLYNEYKQFFPENAVEYFVSYYDYYQPEAYIMQTDTYIEKDSSINDEIDKLRHAATAALLNRRDVIIVASVSAIYGLGSPEAYKKRSIPIDVETGFERNELIKRLISLRYERNDIAFERGKFRVKGDILDLHPSYQDTGYRFEFFGDDLESISEINTLTGQKIRNIKRITIMPATHYLTNEDTKVMFEAIKKEMEERVHFFQKEGKLLEAQRIEQRTKYDLEMIEEIGYCKGVENYSRYLTGKDEGEAPDTLIDYFPEDLVVFLDESHISVPQINGMYKGDRARKQSLIDNGFRLPSAYDNRPLKFEEFFKKVPQAVYISATPSDYELEHSNGEIVEQLVRPTGIVEPSIDIRETKNQIDDLMDEIKTRTAKKERILVTTLTKKMAEELTDYYLEYGIKVKYMHSDIDTLERTEIIRGLRKGEFDVLVGINLLREGLDIPEVSLVAILEADKEGYLRSRRSLIQTMGRAARNVEGHVILYADRITGSMQEAIDEVNRRREVQEKYNLENNINPKSIVREIAESIVDYEVEKENEANKAIKQYKSEKEVEKEIKKLDKQIKKMAEELNFEEAIKLRDKMNELKKLLIEL, encoded by the coding sequence ATGGATTTTAAGATACATTCAAAATTTAAGCCGACTGGAGATCAGCCTCAGGCTATCCAAAAAATTGTGGAAAACTTGGAAGATGGGATTACAGATCAGATTTTGCTTGGGGTTACGGGATCGGGAAAAACATTTACAGTTGCGAATGTTATTGAAAAAATAAATCGTCCAGCTTTGATAATGGCACCGAATAAAACGCTTGCAGCACAACTTTATAATGAGTACAAGCAATTTTTTCCTGAAAATGCTGTTGAATATTTTGTGTCTTATTATGATTATTACCAGCCTGAAGCGTATATCATGCAAACTGATACGTATATTGAAAAGGATTCTTCAATTAATGATGAGATTGATAAATTGCGGCATGCAGCAACAGCAGCACTTTTGAATAGAAGAGATGTTATTATTGTGGCTTCGGTTTCGGCAATTTATGGATTGGGATCGCCAGAGGCATATAAAAAGAGATCGATTCCGATTGATGTGGAAACAGGATTTGAAAGAAATGAGCTTATAAAAAGGCTGATTTCACTTAGATATGAGAGAAATGACATTGCCTTTGAGCGTGGAAAATTCCGTGTGAAAGGTGATATTCTTGATTTACATCCATCTTATCAGGATACAGGATACCGTTTTGAATTTTTTGGAGATGATTTGGAAAGCATTTCAGAGATTAATACGCTTACTGGACAGAAAATTAGAAATATAAAAAGAATCACAATAATGCCTGCGACTCACTATTTGACAAATGAAGATACAAAAGTGATGTTCGAGGCAATAAAAAAGGAAATGGAAGAAAGAGTGCATTTTTTCCAAAAAGAAGGAAAACTGCTGGAAGCACAGAGAATTGAGCAAAGAACGAAATATGATTTGGAAATGATTGAGGAAATTGGCTATTGTAAAGGTGTGGAAAATTATTCTAGGTACTTGACTGGAAAGGATGAAGGAGAAGCACCTGATACGTTAATTGACTATTTTCCAGAGGATTTGGTCGTATTTCTGGATGAGTCGCACATTTCAGTTCCACAGATAAATGGGATGTATAAGGGAGATAGGGCAAGAAAGCAGTCTTTAATTGACAATGGATTTAGGCTTCCAAGTGCTTATGACAATCGTCCGTTGAAATTTGAGGAATTTTTTAAAAAAGTTCCACAAGCTGTGTATATTTCAGCTACTCCAAGTGATTACGAGCTGGAACATTCAAATGGTGAAATTGTAGAGCAGCTTGTCCGTCCAACAGGAATTGTGGAGCCAAGTATCGATATTCGTGAAACAAAAAATCAAATTGATGACTTGATGGATGAAATAAAAACAAGAACAGCAAAAAAAGAACGGATTTTAGTTACAACTTTGACAAAAAAAATGGCAGAAGAACTGACAGATTACTATTTGGAATATGGAATAAAAGTAAAATATATGCACTCTGACATCGATACGCTAGAAAGAACAGAGATAATAAGAGGCTTGAGAAAAGGTGAATTTGATGTTCTGGTTGGAATAAACTTGTTAAGGGAAGGGTTGGATATTCCAGAAGTTTCATTAGTGGCAATTTTGGAAGCAGACAAGGAAGGATATTTACGTTCCAGAAGATCTTTAATTCAGACAATGGGACGTGCCGCAAGAAATGTAGAAGGACATGTTATCCTGTATGCTGACAGAATTACAGGCTCCATGCAGGAAGCCATTGATGAAGTAAACAGGCGGCGTGAAGTTCAGGAAAAATACAATCTGGAAAACAACATCAATCCAAAATCAATCGTAAGAGAAATTGCAGAGTCAATCGTAGACTATGAAGTTGAAAAAGAAAATGAAGCAAACAAAGCAATTAAGCAGTATAAGAGTGAAAAAGAGGTGGAAAAGGAAATTAAGAAACTCGACAAGCAGATTAAAAAAATGGCTGAGGAGCTTAATTTTGAGGAAGCTATTAAGTTGAGGGATAAAATGAATGAACTAAAAAAATTGTTAATTGAATTGTAG